One Deinococcus sp. LM3 genomic region harbors:
- a CDS encoding S8 family serine peptidase, translating to MKKVSTIGLGLTVLLAACGQSTPQSSLQAAAPQGLTAQGTPTLSACSALYAQEPTGVQVDGSLRYGETGTLLLTFLDDTSKGRAITWMDSTLDVDLGSGLGAFEHLPIVALRTLITPALVETLQANLPGLASIYQDAPLQYKLAESVKFIGADTAQSSYGVTGKGIGVGIIDSGVDATHPDLAHTAKNVKLVGPITDTPAGGYLFVDLPNTDTSSGHGTHVASTIGGSGEASAGSRMRRGVAPGATLVGVGAGDGLSILYALQGFDYLMKPEVRETYNVRVISNSWGSSGEFAPYNPISIASKRAYEAGMVVVFAAGNEGPDANTLNPYSASPCVISVAAGDKKGYLADFSSRGRPGDTLVHPDITAPGVKISAARALTGLAATTVPDTDNPRYSSISGTSMATPHISGVVALMLEANPKLNLDGVMKIFSKTSRNMYYVATATNGFDPAQVVVKQREEWEVGYGYVNADAAVREAAKLNPSRFTVQTTALPGWSGTVQTAVCAPTVNCVQNAQDSYTLNVPSGASVLRVSTEWGNPAFDLDLEVYNPAGQLVGSSAQGASTGEAVSIPRPVAGNWRVVLKGYLNAPTTYTGKAAVDRIVKQ from the coding sequence ATGAAGAAAGTGTCCACGATTGGTCTGGGTCTGACGGTCCTTCTCGCCGCGTGCGGTCAGAGCACCCCGCAGTCTTCCCTGCAGGCGGCGGCGCCGCAGGGCCTGACGGCGCAGGGCACGCCCACACTGTCGGCGTGCAGCGCCCTGTACGCCCAGGAACCGACGGGCGTTCAGGTGGACGGTTCGCTGCGGTACGGCGAGACCGGCACCCTGCTGCTGACCTTCCTGGACGACACCAGCAAGGGCCGCGCCATCACCTGGATGGACTCCACGCTGGACGTGGACCTGGGCAGCGGCCTGGGTGCGTTCGAACACCTGCCCATCGTGGCGCTCAGGACCCTGATCACGCCCGCCCTGGTCGAGACCCTCCAGGCGAACCTGCCGGGCCTCGCCTCGATCTACCAGGACGCGCCGCTGCAGTACAAGCTGGCCGAGAGCGTGAAGTTCATCGGGGCCGACACCGCCCAGAGTTCCTACGGCGTGACCGGTAAGGGCATCGGCGTGGGCATCATCGATTCGGGCGTGGACGCCACCCACCCGGACCTGGCGCACACCGCCAAGAACGTCAAGCTGGTGGGGCCGATCACCGACACGCCGGCCGGCGGGTACCTGTTCGTGGACCTGCCGAACACCGACACCAGCAGCGGGCACGGGACGCACGTGGCCAGCACCATCGGCGGCAGCGGCGAGGCCTCGGCCGGCAGCCGGATGCGGCGCGGCGTGGCGCCCGGCGCGACCCTGGTGGGCGTGGGCGCCGGCGACGGCCTGAGCATCCTGTACGCGCTGCAGGGCTTCGACTACCTGATGAAACCCGAGGTGCGCGAGACCTACAACGTCCGCGTGATCAGCAACTCGTGGGGCAGCAGCGGCGAGTTCGCGCCGTACAACCCGATCAGCATCGCCTCCAAACGCGCCTACGAGGCCGGGATGGTGGTCGTGTTCGCCGCCGGGAACGAGGGCCCGGACGCCAACACCCTGAACCCCTACTCGGCCAGCCCCTGCGTGATCAGCGTGGCCGCCGGCGACAAGAAGGGCTACCTGGCGGACTTCAGCTCGCGTGGCCGGCCCGGCGACACGCTGGTACACCCCGACATCACCGCTCCCGGCGTGAAGATCAGCGCCGCGCGCGCCCTGACGGGTCTGGCCGCGACCACGGTGCCCGACACCGACAACCCCCGGTACTCCAGCATCAGCGGGACCAGCATGGCGACCCCCCACATCAGCGGCGTGGTGGCGCTGATGCTGGAAGCCAACCCGAAACTGAACCTGGACGGCGTCATGAAGATCTTCAGCAAGACCAGCCGCAACATGTACTACGTGGCGACCGCCACGAACGGCTTCGATCCCGCCCAGGTGGTCGTGAAGCAGCGCGAGGAGTGGGAGGTCGGGTACGGGTACGTGAACGCCGACGCCGCGGTGCGCGAGGCAGCCAAGCTGAACCCCAGCCGCTTCACGGTGCAGACCACCGCGCTGCCCGGCTGGAGCGGCACCGTGCAGACCGCCGTGTGTGCCCCCACCGTGAACTGCGTGCAGAACGCCCAGGACAGCTACACCCTGAACGTGCCCTCGGGCGCCAGCGTCCTGCGCGTCTCGACCGAGTGGGGCAACCCCGCCTTCGACCTGGACCTGGAGGTCTACAACCCGGCCGGGCAACTGGTGGGGTCCAGCGCCCAGGGGGCCAGCACGGGTGAGGCGGTCAGCATTCCCAGGCCCGTCGCGGGGAACTGGCGCGTGGTGCTCAAGGGGTACCTGAACGCCCCGACCACGTACACCGGCAAGGCGGCCGTGGACCGGATCGTCAAGCAGTAA
- the ccsA gene encoding cytochrome c biogenesis protein CcsA — MKRDLTTTLLGGATAVTLLVAVGLGLSAPLDINQGSLVRLMFVHVPSAWLSYLAYGGTGLFGLLYLIRRQRRWDRLAMASAEIGVLFTVVTIVGGMLWAKPTWGTYWVWDARLTTTALSLVVYGGYLLIRTLIDDPERRARVSAVVGIVGTLYVPVNYMAVEWWRGVHQTQTLKLLDGIRWDAAPVYLPTLFISLGAFTLLYALLLRVRGVMAAREEAREERELMNELGAAQPRAEVARG; from the coding sequence ATGAAAAGAGACCTCACGACAACACTGCTGGGCGGCGCGACTGCGGTTACGCTGCTGGTCGCGGTCGGGCTGGGGCTGAGTGCGCCGCTGGACATCAATCAGGGGTCGCTGGTGCGGCTGATGTTCGTGCACGTGCCCAGCGCGTGGCTGAGTTACCTCGCGTACGGCGGGACGGGCCTGTTCGGGCTGCTGTACCTGATCCGGCGTCAGCGGCGCTGGGACCGGCTGGCGATGGCCAGCGCGGAGATCGGGGTGCTGTTCACGGTGGTGACCATCGTGGGCGGGATGCTGTGGGCCAAACCGACCTGGGGCACGTACTGGGTGTGGGACGCCCGCCTGACGACCACCGCGCTGAGCCTCGTGGTGTACGGCGGGTACCTGCTGATCCGCACGCTGATCGACGATCCGGAACGCCGGGCGCGGGTATCGGCGGTGGTGGGCATCGTGGGGACGCTGTACGTGCCCGTGAACTACATGGCGGTCGAGTGGTGGCGCGGCGTTCACCAGACGCAGACGCTGAAGCTGCTGGACGGCATCCGCTGGGACGCCGCGCCGGTGTACCTGCCGACGCTGTTCATCTCGCTGGGGGCGTTCACGCTGCTGTACGCGCTGCTGCTGCGCGTGCGGGGCGTTATGGCCGCCCGCGAGGAAGCCCGTGAGGAACGCGAACTGATGAACGAACTGGGCGCGGCGCAGCCCCGCGCGGAGGTGGCCCGTGGATAA
- the ccmD gene encoding heme exporter protein CcmD, with protein sequence MDKYTAYVVIVYVVTFALLFGYLGWMWWRLRALRDEPADGAPQ encoded by the coding sequence GTGGATAAGTACACCGCCTACGTCGTGATCGTGTACGTCGTGACCTTCGCGCTGCTGTTCGGGTACCTGGGGTGGATGTGGTGGCGACTGCGCGCCCTGCGTGACGAGCCCGCCGACGGAGCGCCGCAGTGA
- the ccmE gene encoding cytochrome c maturation protein CcmE: MSDPSSFPPPPTPLGQARRRRRSPWPTVLGVAALVGLTGFIAFGNLNRSLEYFVTPTEYRQQQAQLQGRAIRIGGLVRDVQYDPQSLNLRFVVSDGGASFPVQYQGAVSDLFKENQGVVVRGEFQDGTFQASDLVVKHSEEYNVPKTQAELKDLLNTTE; the protein is encoded by the coding sequence GTGAGCGACCCCTCCTCCTTCCCGCCGCCCCCCACCCCGCTGGGGCAGGCGCGCCGGCGCCGGCGCAGTCCCTGGCCGACCGTGCTGGGCGTGGCGGCCCTGGTGGGCCTGACGGGCTTCATCGCCTTCGGGAACCTGAACCGCTCGCTGGAGTACTTCGTGACGCCCACCGAGTACCGGCAGCAGCAGGCGCAGTTGCAGGGCCGCGCCATCCGTATCGGCGGGCTGGTCCGGGACGTGCAGTACGACCCGCAGTCCCTGAACCTGCGCTTCGTCGTCTCGGACGGCGGGGCCAGCTTCCCGGTGCAGTACCAGGGGGCGGTCAGCGACCTGTTCAAGGAGAACCAGGGCGTGGTCGTGCGCGGCGAGTTCCAGGACGGGACCTTCCAGGCGTCGGATCTGGTCGTCAAGCACTCCGAGGAGTACAACGTCCCGAAAACGCAGGCGGAGCTCAAGGACCTGCTGAACACCACCGAGTAA
- a CDS encoding heme lyase CcmF/NrfE family subunit yields the protein MNPLNLISFSSSPLGALGQLSLLGALAFSVAGLLLSVLGGLRGDARVTEAARRATWAVFALLTLGLLVLMTALLRDDFTVRFVAEHSMRASPTWVKVTALWGALEGSILLWAWLLGGFTFILSLTLRRDALRPWALGAMFVSLLFFVGVVATVASPFTPVATVPLDGRGPNPALQNHWMMAVHPVLLYLGFVGLSVPFAYAVAALVTGRLSDHWVVVTRRWTLIAWAFLTAAIVAGGWWSYETLGWGGYWAWDPVENASLIPWLLTTAFLHSIQIQERRGLMRSWNVWLIVLAYSSTVLGTFLNRSGIVQSVHAFAGGPVGPVFLGFLAFLLLAGTLLAAWRAPALRDDADPPAPLSREGAFLAGNWLFVVFSVMVLVGTLFPTFVEAVQGRRDSSVGPAFYNAFAIPLGLGLLALMGVGPLLPWRRADGQSLRRALTPLLLSGAVTAAVAFGLGVRHAGVLATLALSAYNVVGLTLLTARAARQAGSLGAALGAQPRRYGAYLAHVGLIVLALGLAFSGTYRRDAQVTLNLNAAPVRLLNEQLQLTDLRTVRRSDGAADVATVQIDGRPFQARLNTYTQGGDTAFPSPAVRYGPLGDTYVVMTSVDPQGQWASVRLIESPLVSWIWWGTLIVCVGASFTLISPRRAAVRAPSGLAPATD from the coding sequence GTGAATCCGCTGAACCTGATCTCGTTCTCCTCCAGTCCGCTGGGCGCGCTGGGGCAGCTGAGCCTGCTGGGCGCGCTGGCCTTCAGCGTGGCGGGGCTGCTGCTGTCGGTGCTGGGCGGCCTGCGCGGCGACGCCCGCGTGACCGAGGCGGCCCGCCGCGCCACCTGGGCGGTGTTCGCGTTGCTGACCCTGGGCCTGCTGGTCCTGATGACGGCGCTGCTGCGTGACGATTTCACGGTGCGGTTCGTGGCCGAGCATTCCATGCGGGCCTCCCCGACCTGGGTGAAGGTGACGGCCCTGTGGGGGGCGCTGGAGGGCAGCATCCTGCTGTGGGCGTGGCTGCTGGGCGGCTTCACGTTCATTCTGAGCCTCACGCTGCGCCGCGATGCGCTGCGGCCCTGGGCGCTGGGTGCGATGTTCGTGAGCCTGCTGTTCTTCGTGGGCGTGGTCGCCACGGTCGCCTCGCCGTTCACGCCGGTGGCGACCGTGCCGCTCGACGGGCGCGGCCCGAACCCCGCCCTGCAGAACCACTGGATGATGGCGGTGCACCCGGTCCTGCTGTACCTGGGCTTCGTGGGCCTGAGCGTGCCGTTCGCGTACGCGGTCGCGGCGCTCGTGACGGGCCGCCTGTCGGACCACTGGGTGGTCGTCACGCGCCGCTGGACGCTGATCGCCTGGGCGTTCCTGACCGCCGCGATCGTGGCGGGCGGCTGGTGGAGTTACGAGACGCTCGGCTGGGGCGGGTACTGGGCGTGGGACCCGGTCGAGAACGCCAGCCTGATTCCGTGGCTGCTGACCACCGCGTTCCTGCATTCCATCCAGATTCAGGAACGCCGGGGCCTGATGCGCTCGTGGAACGTGTGGCTGATCGTGCTGGCGTACTCCAGCACCGTGCTGGGCACCTTCCTGAACCGCAGCGGCATCGTGCAGAGCGTGCACGCCTTCGCGGGCGGGCCGGTCGGGCCGGTGTTCCTGGGCTTCCTGGCGTTCCTGCTGCTGGCTGGCACGCTGCTGGCCGCGTGGCGCGCCCCGGCGCTGCGGGACGACGCGGACCCGCCCGCCCCGCTGAGCCGCGAGGGCGCGTTCCTGGCTGGCAACTGGCTGTTCGTGGTGTTCTCGGTGATGGTGCTGGTCGGCACGCTGTTTCCCACTTTCGTGGAGGCCGTGCAGGGCCGCCGGGATTCCAGCGTCGGCCCGGCCTTCTACAACGCCTTCGCCATTCCGCTGGGGCTGGGCCTGCTGGCCCTGATGGGCGTGGGTCCGCTGCTGCCGTGGCGCCGCGCGGACGGCCAGAGCCTGCGCCGCGCGCTGACGCCGCTGCTGCTGAGTGGCGCGGTCACGGCCGCCGTGGCGTTCGGGCTGGGCGTGCGGCACGCCGGGGTGCTGGCGACCCTGGCCCTCTCGGCGTACAACGTGGTCGGCCTGACGCTGCTGACCGCCCGCGCCGCCCGGCAGGCCGGCAGTCTGGGCGCGGCGCTGGGCGCGCAACCGCGCCGCTACGGCGCGTACCTGGCGCACGTGGGCCTGATCGTGCTGGCGCTGGGGCTGGCGTTCAGCGGCACGTACCGCCGGGACGCGCAGGTGACCCTGAACCTGAACGCCGCGCCGGTGCGCCTGCTGAACGAGCAGTTGCAACTGACGGACCTGCGCACGGTGCGCCGCAGCGACGGCGCGGCCGACGTGGCGACCGTGCAGATCGACGGCCGGCCCTTCCAGGCGCGGCTGAACACGTACACGCAGGGCGGCGACACGGCCTTCCCGTCGCCCGCCGTGCGTTACGGCCCGCTGGGTGACACGTACGTCGTGATGACCAGCGTGGACCCGCAGGGCCAGTGGGCCAGCGTGCGCCTGATCGAGTCGCCGCTGGTGTCGTGGATCTGGTGGGGCACGCTGATCGTCTGCGTGGGCGCGTCGTTCACGCTGATCTCGCCGCGCCGGGCGGCCGTCCGCGCGCCGTCCGGACTGGCCCCCGCGACCGACTGA